The Cytobacillus firmus genome segment CAAATTTATACATCATTAGTTCATCTGCATAGGTCCCGTCTTTTCTTTTTATATGTCTGACTTTACGGCCTTCCTCCTGAAATCCGAATTGCCTGTACAGGTGGATAGCCCTCTGATTATACGCAAAAACCTCAAGGCATATTTTTTCCAGGCCAGGTTCTTCTTCCGCCCATTTCAGGAATTGTTTCATCATTTTTCTTCCCAGCCCCTGGTTGCAATGCTTCTCCTGTATGGTGATGCCGAAATAACCCAGATGGTTCACTTTTTTGCTTTTTGAACGCCGAAAGTTCAGCATTCCAACCACTTCGTTGTCAACTTCCGCTACTAAAGTAAGATCCCCAGATCTAATACTCCGTTCAATCCACGCTTCTTCTTCTTCAATTGATAAATTAAACTCATCCGCCTCGGTCATTAAAAAATCTGTTTCTCCAAAAGCCTTCCGGCAATGAGAGAGAATGGCTTCCGCATCACTTTTGGCAGCTGATCGAATGTGCAATTCATATTCCCCACTCTTTTTAAATCCATTATATAAGAGCGATGCAAATAATTTCCATGTTTTTTTATCATAATAAAATGGAATTAAAAGAGTATTAATGATTTGGAGGGATTTAGTAATGTCTAATACTCAAAACAATCCACAGGAATTTCCGCCTCAGCATCAGGACCATCAGCCCGGGACAGAGGCGCCAATGCAGCCTGAGCCCCAAACGGTTGATCCAAATTATAAAGGGTCTGATAAGTTAAAAGGAAAAGTTGTATTAATAACAGGCGGAGACAGCGGCATCGGTAAATCAGCCGCCATTTATTTTGCCAAAGAGGGAGCCAGTGTCGCGATTGTCTACCTGGAAGAACATGAAGACGCAGAAAAGACTAAAGAGGCCATCCAGGCTGAGGGACAGGAATGCCTGCTGATCTCCGGTGATATCGGAAGCGAAACATTCTGTAAGGATGCAGTCAGCAAAACACTTGATAAATTTGGTCAAATCGATGTACTGGTGAATAATGCAGCCGAGCAGCATCCTCAAAAAAGCCTGCTTGATATCACTGCTG includes the following:
- a CDS encoding GNAT family N-acetyltransferase; amino-acid sequence: MHIRSAAKSDAEAILSHCRKAFGETDFLMTEADEFNLSIEEEEAWIERSIRSGDLTLVAEVDNEVVGMLNFRRSKSKKVNHLGYFGITIQEKHCNQGLGRKMMKQFLKWAEEEPGLEKICLEVFAYNQRAIHLYRQFGFQEEGRKVRHIKRKDGTYADELMMYKFVK
- a CDS encoding SDR family oxidoreductase, yielding MSNTQNNPQEFPPQHQDHQPGTEAPMQPEPQTVDPNYKGSDKLKGKVVLITGGDSGIGKSAAIYFAKEGASVAIVYLEEHEDAEKTKEAIQAEGQECLLISGDIGSETFCKDAVSKTLDKFGQIDVLVNNAAEQHPQKSLLDITAEQLEKTFRTNIFSFFHLTKAVLPHLKKGSSIINTASITAYEGNEQLIDYSSTKGAIVSFTRSLAKSLAGQGIRVNGVAPGPIWTPLIPSTFTADKVSKFGSNTPIGRAGQPYELAPAYVYLASDDSSYVSGQMIHVNGGTIVNG